In Leishmania mexicana MHOM/GT/2001/U1103 complete genome, chromosome 13, the following proteins share a genomic window:
- a CDS encoding putative endomembrane protein produces MGLFSLLASAALVCVLCISAASASMHTYLGGDEIKVLAGKIHPRANPYETYEYIEAPGCTLQENENPLTLGELLAGEHASTLATDIRFNHNTSGRILCKREFDQYETNVFKVIIRNNYRYELTIDDLPVCGAFGEETSDKEIFIFLHQTFYIGVNGNEIVNVTMETSSPAKLEIGTVYTFTYSVVFELSSVEYANRFSAVFETRHVSSRTRFASLINTILIVLLLLSLTALIFSRTLRNEHVKIEKEAQFRFEVHDIIDESGWRSLYADVFRVPRYTGIFCAILGCGAQLLLLTTLGIFLSVVSNYRISMNHNLVTFTVFGYVFTSGIAGFVSGYQFMGCGFLAPHMASKWIHAFHVTFLLVPVIYATAFLPSSAMAMIYTSSQLPYFKGIMIVLCLWAFVAYPLCLAGVLCGRYVFRRTERKRNIPHVNQIPRLIPRPPRKYLAPRYLLLVSGIFPFITVFVEFSFVFTSVWSFKLFHLYGFLTITTSLYIVVTACVSVVATFVLLSTENHYWKWMSIGFGASCVVYAFLYAIFFYLFKTSMHGPFMFVLYYSYCFAFLLFLALIGGTVSYFAASYFVKAIYAQAKND; encoded by the coding sequence ATGGGCCTTTTCTCTTTGCTGGCTTCGGCagcgcttgtgtgcgtgctctgcATAAGCGCTGCCAGCGCATCGATGCACACATATCTGGGCGGTGATGAGATCAAAGTCCTTGCTGGCAAAATACACCCGCGCGCCAACCCATACGAGACTTACGAGTATATAGAAGCGCCGGGGTGTACTTTGCAAGAAAATGAGAACCCACTCACTCTTGGTGAGCTTCTTGCAGGTGAGCATGCCTCTACTTTAGCCACGGATATTCGATTCAACCACAACACCAGCGGTAGGATTCTGTGCAAACGCGAATTTGATCAGTATGAAACAAATGTTTTCAAAGTTATAATCCGAAACAACTATCGTTATGAACTCACCATTGACGACCTACCGGTGTGTGGTGCGTTCGGCGAAGAAACCAGTGACAAGGAAATTTTCATTTTCCTTCACCAGACATTTTACATTGGTGTGAACGGAAATGAAATTGTGAACGTCACGATGGAGACGAGCTCCCCAGCGAAACTCGAAATTGGTACCGTTTACACCTTTACCTATTCGGTAGTTTTTGAGCTGTCGAGCGTGGAGTACGCCAATCGATTTTCGGCCGTGTTCGAAACGCGCCACGTCAGCTCACGAACGCGGTTCGCCTCTCTTATCAACACGATCTTGATTGTGttgctccttctctccctcacaGCACTCATTTTTTCACGAACGCTGCGCAACGAGCACGTGAAAATAGAAAAGGAGGCGCAGTTTCGTTTCGAAGTGCATGACATCATCGACGAATCAGGGTGGAGGTCTCTGTACGCGGATGTATTCCGGGTGCCGCGATATACTGGAATATTTTGTGCCATCCTTGGGTgcggcgcgcagcttctGTTGCTGACAACCTTGGGCATTTTTCTGTCCGTCGTGAGTAACTATCGTATCTCGATGAACCACAATTTGGTGACCTTTACTGTGTTCGGCTATGTCTTCACTAGTGGCATTGCTGGCTTTGTGTCCGGATATCAGTTTATGGGATGTGGCTTTCTGGCACCGCACATGGCATCGAAGTGGATTCATGCATTTCATGTTACTTTCCTCTTGGTACCGGTGATTTACGCGACGGCATTTCTTCCCTCATCAGCTATGGCAATGATATACACATCATCGCAACTTCCATACTTCAAAGGTATCATGATTGTCCTGTGCTTGTGGGCCTTTGTGGCATACCCGCTGTGCCTCGCCGGTGTTCTATGCGGCCGTTACGTGTTTCGGCGAACGGAGCGGAAAAGAAATATTCCGCACGTCAATCAAATTCCACGCCTCATTCCACGGCCACCGCGGAAATATCTAGCACCTCGCTACCTGTTGTTGGTGAGTGGTATCTTTCCTTTTATCACTGTCTTCGTGGAATTCAGCTTTGTTTTCACTTCCGTCTGGTCATTCAAGCTTTTTCACTTGTACGGATTTCTCACCATTACAACAAGTCTTTACATCGTCGTAaccgcgtgcgtgtcggtAGTTGCGACTTttgtgctgctgtcgacgGAGAACCATTACTGGAAATGGATGTCAATCGGCTTTGGGGCATCCTGCGTGGTTTACGCTTTTCTCTATGCGATCTTCTTTTATCTTTTCAAGACCTCCATGCATGGGCCGTTCATGTTTGTGCTGTACTACTCATATTGCTTTGCGTTTCTGCTGTTTTTAGCTCTTATAGGTGGAACGGTGAGCTATTTCGCTGCCTCTTACTTTGTGAAGGCGATTTATGCGCAAGCAAAGAATGACTGA